In one window of Flavobacterium ginsengisoli DNA:
- a CDS encoding glycoside hydrolase family 88 protein has protein sequence MKNVSFISLILGFASLVTACKSGINSQTKTTSATTEKLETRYKMLLDYPVDSMSMPRSMNTKTLEIRKVPSRDWTSGFFAGNLWQLYRLTGDSKYKEQAQKWTPFSKKESVNSNSHDVGFKVFCSFGEALKVENKKEYEAVIVKGAETLCTRFNPKVGSIRSWDFNKEIWDYPVIIDNMMNLELLFEASKISGNPKYRDVAIQHANTTLKNQFREDNSCYHVIDYNPTTGEVRKKTTLQGYNDDSVWARGQAWAVYGFTMSYRYTKDPAYLKQAEATAKFFMTNKNLPEDGIPYWDFKDPSIPNAPRDVSAAMVMASGLYELYTYTKNKSYLAFADKVMASVQTDKYILDTQIKAPFLFDHSTGNWPKHDEIDEPIIYADYYFLEALIKRQSLKGSK, from the coding sequence ATGAAGAATGTCAGTTTCATTTCTTTAATTCTTGGGTTTGCATCGCTGGTAACAGCATGCAAATCTGGGATTAATTCTCAAACAAAAACTACTTCAGCAACGACTGAAAAACTGGAAACGCGTTATAAAATGCTATTAGATTATCCGGTCGATTCAATGTCAATGCCAAGAAGTATGAATACCAAAACGCTTGAAATTCGTAAAGTCCCGTCTAGAGATTGGACAAGTGGTTTTTTTGCTGGAAATCTTTGGCAATTGTACCGATTAACAGGCGATTCAAAATACAAAGAACAAGCTCAAAAATGGACTCCTTTCAGCAAAAAGGAAAGTGTCAATAGTAATTCGCATGATGTAGGTTTTAAAGTGTTTTGCAGTTTTGGAGAAGCGCTGAAAGTGGAAAACAAAAAAGAATACGAAGCGGTAATTGTAAAAGGCGCAGAAACTTTATGCACAAGATTTAATCCAAAAGTGGGATCGATTCGTTCGTGGGATTTCAACAAAGAAATCTGGGATTATCCTGTAATCATCGATAATATGATGAATTTAGAATTGCTTTTTGAAGCGTCTAAAATATCAGGAAATCCAAAATACCGCGATGTTGCCATTCAACATGCCAATACAACTTTAAAAAATCAGTTTAGAGAAGATAACAGCTGTTATCACGTTATCGATTATAACCCAACAACAGGCGAAGTTAGAAAGAAAACAACGCTTCAAGGTTACAACGACGATTCGGTTTGGGCACGCGGTCAAGCTTGGGCAGTTTACGGATTTACTATGTCTTACCGTTACACAAAAGATCCTGCTTATTTAAAACAGGCCGAAGCGACTGCAAAGTTTTTTATGACGAATAAAAACCTTCCAGAAGACGGAATTCCGTATTGGGATTTTAAAGATCCAAGTATTCCTAATGCTCCCCGTGATGTTTCTGCGGCAATGGTTATGGCATCAGGGTTATACGAATTGTATACTTATACCAAAAATAAAAGTTATTTGGCTTTCGCCGATAAAGTAATGGCTTCAGTACAAACGGATAAATATATTTTGGATACTCAAATTAAAGCGCCTTTCTTATTTGATCACAGCACTGGAAACTGGCCAAAACACGACGAAATTGATGAACCAATAATTTACGCCGATTATTATTTCTTGGAAGCATTAATAAAGAGGCAAAGTCTCAAAGGTTCAAAGTAA